The following DNA comes from Fervidibacillus albus.
AGCCTATGTCCTTGGAAAAATGATGTTTCTCTCCCCCGAATAGACGGTATATTCCATTCTAGAAGAAAACAGGTTTGCGTTAGGCAACCTAAGTTCACATTTTAACACACTTCGCTCAATTTCTACATACCTTCATGTAATTTTACTTCATCGTGTCCCAACGTATAATTGACGTACCGTGCGGCGACAAATAAAAAGTCCGATAATCGATTCAAAAATTTAAGCACGGTCGGTGGGACCTTCGGGAGTGCAACAGCTAACCGTTCCGCCCTTCTAACGACCGTTCGAGCGACATGGAGTGTACTTGCTGCTGGATGTCCGCCGGGTAATATGAATGTTTTCAAAGGAGGGGTTTTTTCTTCGAGACGGTCGATTTGCAGCTCCAACTCCGTTATATCGGATTCTTCCAATTTCCACTTCACTTCTTTACCTTCAGGCGTTGCTAGTTCCGCTCCGACGTGGAAAAGTAATGTTTGAATTTCATGAAAGACTTGCAAGAATTGTTCCTTTTCCGTAAACGTTTCTCCCTTTAATAGACTAACGGCTAATCCGATCATTGAATTCGCTTCATCGCAAGTACCGTAAGCTTCAACCCGTACATCGTTTTTCCGTACCCTTTTTCCAGAAATTAACGATGTCGTTCCTTGATCACCGGTTTTCGTATAAATTTTCATTTTAATACCCCCGATTAAGATCGATTTCGTTTTTCAAAGGTCTTTTTCCTTGTAAATAAAGGGTTAAGTTTTCACGAAAAATTTCAAAGGCCCTCGGCAAATATTGGGGTGTGATTGCCGAAACATGGGGTGTAATCGTAACTTTTTCCATCTTCCAAAAGGGATGATCGTTCGGTAACGGTTCCGTTTGAAAGACATCGAGGAAGGCGTGGGCAATTTCGTTTCTTTCCAGTGCATCGATCAGCTCCGTTTCGTTTACCGCATCGCCTCTACCCATGTTGATCAACACCGCTTCCTTTTTCATTAATCGGAACTGATCCATCCCAAAAATACCCTTTGTCTTTTCCGTACTCGGTAAAACCGATAGGACAAAATCCGCTTTCGGTAGAACGTTATGAAGCTCTTCCATTCGAAAAATTTCGTCGAAGTGCTCAACGATTTGTCCGGTTCGATTAACTCCAATCGTTTTCATACCAAAGATGGATGCATATTTGGCGATTTGGCTCCCGATGGCTCCAGCTCCTACGATCAGTAACGTTTTTCCAAATAATTCGGTCATCTGAAGTTTTCGATTCCAAATCCCTTCCCTTTGTTGTTGATTAAATTCTGAAAGCCGTTTCGTATATTGTAATAAATAGCCGATTGCCATTTCCGCCATCGGTATTTTATGAATACCCCGAGCGTTCGTTACGAGAATCCCTTTCTGTTCCAATATATGAAAGGGCATTTTTTCTAATCCCGCGGACATGACCATAATCCACTTTAAATTTTTCGCACGCAAAATCGTTTGTGCCGTCACATCTTCCCCGTAAGTAATGAGCACCTCTGCTCGCTCGATGTGGGATCCAAGTTCGGCCATGTTTTTATAAAAGAAAAAATTTATATTCGGAAATTCATCACAAATGTCCCTCTGCAATTCTTGTCTTCGATTAAAGGATGCTACGATGTCCATAATAGAACCCCCCACTATTTTTTTCTATCATATCATTATTCGTAATTTGGCAGAAACGAATTGTATTTCATCCGTCGAACGGTACCGTTTTATCCGTCAAAAAAGTATGTATGTCGCATGTTCGCAAATGATAAAAAAACCGGTGAAAAGAACGACGCTTTTCAACCGGAAAAATGAGTTGAGTGAAGATTTTTGAGGAGGTATGCCCTACTTATACGTATGCATCGTCCGCTTTTTCGAATGAGGCATAAGCCTGTTTCAAAAAAATCAGGCGTTTTATACAAATTGCGAAATTACAGATGTTCTTTAATAAAAGATAAAGCCTCCTCTACGTGCCCTTTTACCTTCACTTTCCGCCATTCCTTCACTACCGTTTGATCCCGATCGATAATAAAGGTCGAACGCTCTATGCCCATATATTCTTTTCCAAACATTTTCTTCGGTTTCCATACGCCGAAAGTTTCGGCAATACGGTGGTCCTCATCGGACAACAACAAGAAAGGAAGATCGTATTTTTCCATAAAACGTTTGTGCCGTTCAATAGGGTCCGTACTTACGCCGAGTATTACAGCGTTTAATTCGGAAAATTTTTCATGGGCATCGCGGAAATCACAAGCTTCCGTCGTACAACCGGGGGTCATATCCTTCGGGTAAAAATATAATACGACGTTTTTCCCCTGAAATTGTGACAGCCGTACAATTTCCCCATTCGTCGCAACAGCTTGAAAATCCGGAGCTTTTTCCCCTAATTTTACAGTCATACAAATTCCTCCAATTCATAATATATTTTTTACATTAACGGAAGCGAATCCATTTTACAACAATTATGTCCATACGACCGTTTCCTAGACAAAGGTGAAACATGTTTTATCAGGACGGGCATATATTATGGTAAAGGATAGGGACAAAAATGGGACCAATTTTAATATTTCATTTATAGGATGTGGGATATCAAATTGATCGTATATTCCGTTCTATTTCTTATTGTGTTTATTATGGCGATGAGCTTACGGACGTTGTTTTTGCCGAATGCTCTCCAAGAAAAATTTATTTCTTGGCAAAGTTTCGTCTACCTACTTTTTATTTATTCAACACTTTTTTTAGGCTTCGGGCTTTTATATTTTCTATTCATGCAAATCGGATTTGAAATACTTACGGAAAACGGAGAAACAATTAAAGGAAGGAAGGTTTACGAATTACAAACGAGTTTTTACTTTAGTGGCATCACATTATTTTCCGTCGGCTACGGTGACGTATCCCCCGTCGGCTACGGTCGATTAATCGCTATTTTAGAAGGGATGATCGGTTATACGATTCCCGCTTCCTTTGTCGTCAGAACGGTTATTGACTTTCGAAGGGAAAGGGGGTAAACATTTGATTTTCTTTCAGCAAAGATTTGGAGAATATGAGAGTGTCTAAGAGGACAGCCCCTTTCATGAAATACGGTTGAATTCATTTTTGTGCGTTGTTTTTTGCGGATATTCCTTAGCATTTCGTGGGGTCTTCGGCTTGTGCTGTTCACTAAAGGATAGCCGCCACCTTCCCATTCATCAGCATATTTTCTCTGTAAATTGTTCAAAAAAAAGTACAAAAAATCGGCCAATCTAGTAAAATGTAAGGTGACCAAACCTCATTTTATAGAAAGGACGATTTTTTATGAGTAATCAAATGATTACTCCCTTAGAACACGCAAACAACCCTTTTTCATTCCTTGGAAACTTGACGAGAAAGGAAATCACATATGAAACTCGGAGCACGAATTTTGAAAACAGGGATGGCCATTGTCCTCGCCTTATTTTTAGCCGAGCTATTAAAGTTGCCATCTCCCGTATTTGCAGCAATCTCAGCCATTTTTGCCATTCAACCTTCCATATACCGTTCATATTTAACGATTATTGAACAAATTCAAGGGAATGTAATCGGTGCAATCATTGCAATCGTTTTTGTTTTATTGTTCGGAAATCATTTTTTGATCGTCGGTTTAGCAGCGGTTGTTTTAATTACGATTCATTTGAAATTGCGCATCGATAAGACAATTCCCCTCTCCCTTGTCACATTAATTGTAATTATGGAAACGCGGAATAACGAATTTATCACTTTCTCAATCATCCGTTTTTCGACGATTATGCTGGGGATTTTCTCCGCCTTTTTCATTAACCTGATCTTATATCCACCGAAATACGAAACGAAATTATACACATCGATTTCGGATATTACAAATGGCATTTTACAATGGGTGCGATTGAACAATCATCAAGCCACCGACTTTATTCTTTTGAAAAAGCAGGTAGATAGGTTTAAGGAACAACTTGTACAAACGGACCAAATGTATTTGTTATATAAGGAGGAAAGAACATTATCTAAAAAACATTCACAGGAAAAACTTCGGAAGCTCGTCATATATCGACAAATGATCACTGCGAGCAAAAAAGCTTTAGACTTATTGAAGGAAATGGCAAAGGTTGACAGTCAACTTGGATCGATGCCCCCGTCCTTTCACGAACGCATTCGAGCCATTTCCGAACAGTTAATCGCTAGTCACGAACTTCTCGTGTTGCGCTATATCGGAAAAGCGGTACAAACACACGAAACAGAAATGAATAATTATGAAGAAATACGGCATAGTTTACTAAAGTTATATCGGGAATATCAACAATTGAATCAAACGGATGAAGCGGATTGTATCATGTTACAATTAGTGGCTAGTTTCATGGACTATAAAGATCAATTGGTCCATTTAGAAATTTTATTAAATAGTTTCCGCTCCTATCACCGAGAAGATCAACCGCGCATTAAGGATGAGTCGATTTAAAGAACTACGATTTTTCGTAACTCTTGGGGAGTTATGGGAAAAAGGTAGATGTACTAATCGCCATTTGTAAATATGACCCGTTGATTATTGAACCGACGATTCGTACATATGAATAAGTAACAAATGGCGAAAATTTTCCATGATCGATTATGAACAATTATTTATGAAAATGTTCATTTAACATTAAAAATCGGCCGTACCAATTGTCGATAAACCCTGGTTCAAACGGACCTTGTTTTTGTTGAATCATTTCGATTAATTTATCCATATGCATTTTTAAAATTTGATCGATCACATCCGGATAGCCCATCTCTTTGCGGTGGGCATCGTATTCATCTTCATCCAAAATAATATATGAAAAATCCGGAAAAACTTTAATATCTAAATCGTAATCAATATATTTCAACGCTTTCCCATCGATAACAAACGGGGAACTGAGATTGCAGTAATAGTAAATTCCATCGCTACGTAACATACCGATAATATTGAACCAATAGCGGGAATGGAAATAACAAATGGCCGGTTCCCGTGTAATCCAAATTCTTCCGTCCGATTCAGTCACTGTTGTCCGGTTGTTGGCACCGATCAATAACGTTTTTGTTCCCTTCAATACGGTCGTCTCAGACCAAATTCGATGAATAAGACCGTTATGTTTGTAACTGTGGATTTGGATCGTTTCTCCTTTTTCGGGAATATGCATAAATGTCCCTTCTTTCTATCTCTTCCCAATGTATACTGTTCCGAATTTGATTATTTTTATATTATAACGTTAGATTAGAAATTTTTAAATAAAAAA
Coding sequences within:
- a CDS encoding cob(I)yrinic acid a,c-diamide adenosyltransferase translates to MKIYTKTGDQGTTSLISGKRVRKNDVRVEAYGTCDEANSMIGLAVSLLKGETFTEKEQFLQVFHEIQTLLFHVGAELATPEGKEVKWKLEESDITELELQIDRLEEKTPPLKTFILPGGHPAASTLHVARTVVRRAERLAVALPKVPPTVLKFLNRLSDFLFVAARYVNYTLGHDEVKLHEGM
- a CDS encoding D-2-hydroxyacid dehydrogenase, with translation MDIVASFNRRQELQRDICDEFPNINFFFYKNMAELGSHIERAEVLITYGEDVTAQTILRAKNLKWIMVMSAGLEKMPFHILEQKGILVTNARGIHKIPMAEMAIGYLLQYTKRLSEFNQQQREGIWNRKLQMTELFGKTLLIVGAGAIGSQIAKYASIFGMKTIGVNRTGQIVEHFDEIFRMEELHNVLPKADFVLSVLPSTEKTKGIFGMDQFRLMKKEAVLINMGRGDAVNETELIDALERNEIAHAFLDVFQTEPLPNDHPFWKMEKVTITPHVSAITPQYLPRAFEIFRENLTLYLQGKRPLKNEIDLNRGY
- the bcp gene encoding thioredoxin-dependent thiol peroxidase, which translates into the protein MTVKLGEKAPDFQAVATNGEIVRLSQFQGKNVVLYFYPKDMTPGCTTEACDFRDAHEKFSELNAVILGVSTDPIERHKRFMEKYDLPFLLLSDEDHRIAETFGVWKPKKMFGKEYMGIERSTFIIDRDQTVVKEWRKVKVKGHVEEALSFIKEHL
- a CDS encoding ion channel, coding for MIVYSVLFLIVFIMAMSLRTLFLPNALQEKFISWQSFVYLLFIYSTLFLGFGLLYFLFMQIGFEILTENGETIKGRKVYELQTSFYFSGITLFSVGYGDVSPVGYGRLIAILEGMIGYTIPASFVVRTVIDFRRERG
- a CDS encoding FUSC family protein gives rise to the protein MKLGARILKTGMAIVLALFLAELLKLPSPVFAAISAIFAIQPSIYRSYLTIIEQIQGNVIGAIIAIVFVLLFGNHFLIVGLAAVVLITIHLKLRIDKTIPLSLVTLIVIMETRNNEFITFSIIRFSTIMLGIFSAFFINLILYPPKYETKLYTSISDITNGILQWVRLNNHQATDFILLKKQVDRFKEQLVQTDQMYLLYKEERTLSKKHSQEKLRKLVIYRQMITASKKALDLLKEMAKVDSQLGSMPPSFHERIRAISEQLIASHELLVLRYIGKAVQTHETEMNNYEEIRHSLLKLYREYQQLNQTDEADCIMLQLVASFMDYKDQLVHLEILLNSFRSYHREDQPRIKDESI
- a CDS encoding DUF402 domain-containing protein; the protein is MHIPEKGETIQIHSYKHNGLIHRIWSETTVLKGTKTLLIGANNRTTVTESDGRIWITREPAICYFHSRYWFNIIGMLRSDGIYYYCNLSSPFVIDGKALKYIDYDLDIKVFPDFSYIILDEDEYDAHRKEMGYPDVIDQILKMHMDKLIEMIQQKQGPFEPGFIDNWYGRFLMLNEHFHK